In Chlorocebus sabaeus isolate Y175 chromosome 19, mChlSab1.0.hap1, whole genome shotgun sequence, a single genomic region encodes these proteins:
- the TOP3B gene encoding DNA topoisomerase 3-beta-1 isoform X2, protein MNKAYGGEKTVFRARFSSITDTDICNAMACLGEPDHNEALSVDARQELDLRIGCAFTRFQTKYFQGKYGDLDSSLISFGPCQTPTLGFCVERHDKIQSFKPETYWVLQAKVNTDKDRSLLLDWDRVRVFDREIAQMFLNMTKLEKEAQVEATSRKEKAKQRPLALNTVEMLRVASSSLGMGPQHAMQTAERLYTQGYISYPRTETTHYPENFDLKGSLRQQANHPYWADTVKRLLAEGINRPRKGHDAGDHPPITPMKSATEAELGGDAWRLYEYITRHFIATVSHDCKYLQSTISFRIGPELFTCSGKTVLSPGFTEIMPWQSVPLEENLPTCQRGDTFPVGEVKMLEKQTSPPDYLTEAELITLMEKHGIGTDASIPVHINNICQRNYVTVESGRRLKPTNLGIVLVHGYYKIDAELVLPTIRSAVEKQLNLIAQGKADYRQVLGHTLDVFKRKFHYFVDSIAGMDELMEVSFSPLAATGKPLSRCGKCHRFMKYIQAKPSRLHCSHCDETYTLPQNGTIKLYKELRCPLDDFELVLWSSGSRGKSYPLCPYCYNHPPFRDMKKGMGCNECTHPSCQHSLSMLGIGQCVECESGVLVLDPTSGPKWKVACNKCSVVAHCFENAHRVRVSADTCSVCEAALLDVDFNKAKSPLPGDETQHMGCVFCDPVFQELVELKHAASCHPMHRGGPGRRQGRGRGRARRPPGKPNPRRPKDKMSALAAYFV, encoded by the exons GTTTCAGACTAAATATTTCCAGGGGAAATACGGTGATTTAGACAGCTCTCTCATCTCCTTTGGGCCGTGTCAGACTCCAACCCTGGGATTCTGCGTGGAGAGACATGATAAAATCCAGTCCTTCAAACCAGAGACCTACTGGGTGCTGCAGGCCAAG GTTAACACTGACAAAGACAGATCTCTCCTTTTGGACTGGGACCGAGTAAGAGTGTTTGACCGGGAGATCGCACAGATGTTTTTAAACATGACAAAGCTGGAGAAGGAAGCCCAG GTGGAGGCCACAAGCAGGAAAGAAAAGGCCAAGCAGAGGCCCCTGGCCCTGAACACCGTGGAGATGCTGCGTGTGGCCAGCTCTTCTCTGG GCATGGGGCCGCAGCACGCCATGCAGACAGCCGAGCGGCTCTACACACAAGGCTACATCAGCTACCCACGGACAGAGACCACCCACTACCCTGAGAACTTTGACCTGAAGGGCTCTCTGCGGCAGCAAGCCAACCACCCCTACTGGGCCGACACG GTGAAGCGGTTGTTAGCAGAAGGTATCAACCGCCCGCGGAAAGGCCACGACGCTGGCGACCATCCCCCCATCACCCCCATGAAGTCTGCCACAGAGGCCGAATTAG GGGGTGACGCATGGCGGCTCTATGAGTACATCACCAGACACTTCATTGCCACGGTCAGCCATGACTGCAAGTACCTGCAGAGCACCATCTCCTTCAGGATCGGGCCCGAGCTCTTCACCTGCTCCGGGAAGACCGTCCTCTCCCCAG GCTTCACGGAGATCATGCCCTGGCAGAGCGTGCCCTTGGAGGAGAACCTGCCCACTTGCCAGCGGGGCGACACCTTCCCTGTGGGTGAGGTCAAGATGCTGGAGAAGCAGACGAGCCCGCCCGACTACCTGACAGAGGCTGAGCTCATCACGCTCATGGAGAAGCATGGCATCG GCACAGATGCCAGCATCCCTGTGCATATCAACAACATCTGCCAGCGCAACTACGTCACCGTGGAGAGCGGACGCCGGCTCAAGCCCACCAACCTCGGCATCGTCCTGGTGCACGGCTACTACAAGATTG ATGCAGAGCTGGTGCTCCCCACCATCCGCAGTGCAGTGGAGAAGCAGCTGAACCTGATCGCCCAGGGCAAGGCCGACTACCGCCAGGTCCTGGGCCACACCCTGGACGTGTTCAAGAGGAAGTTCCACTACTTTGTCGACTCCATTGCCG GCATGGATGAGTTAATGGAGGTGTCTTTCTCGCCGCTGGCGGCCACAGGCAAGCCCCTCTCACGCTGTGGGAAGTGCCACCGCTTCATGAAGTACATCCAG GCCAAGCCAAGCCGCCTGCACTGCTCGCACTGCGATGAGACCTACACACTGCCCCAGAATGGCACCATCAAGCTCTACAAGGAGCTCCGCTGCCCTCTGGATGACTTCGAGCTGGTCCTGTGGTCATCAGGCTCTCGGGGCAAGAGCTACCCACTGTGCCCCTACTGCTACAACCACCCACCCTTCCGAGACATGAAGAAAG GCATGGGCTGCAACGAGTGTACGCACCCCTCCTGCCAGCACTCGCTGAGCATGCTGGGCATCGGCCAGTGCGTGGAATGCGAGAGCGGCGTGCTGGTCCTGGACCCCACCTCGGGCCCCAAGTGGAAGGTGGCCTGCAACAAGTGCAGCGTGGTAGCGCACTGCTTCGAGAACGCCCACCGCGTGCGGGTGTCCGCCGACACCTGCAGTGTCTGTGAGGCCGCCTTGCTTGACGTGGACTTCAACAAGGCCAAGTCCCCACTCCCGGGCGACGAGACGCAGCACATGGGCTGTGTCTTCTGTGACCCCGTCTTCCAGGAGCTGGTGGAGCTGAAGCATGCGGCCTCCTGCCACCCCATGCACCGCGGCGGGCCAGGGAGAAGGCAGGGTCGAGGGCGGGGCCGGGCCAGGAGGCCCCCTGGGAAGCCCAACCCCAGACGGCCCAAGGACAAGATGTCAGCCCTGGCCGCCTACTTCGTATGA